The window GAACCCCGGCATTTTCGTGATTTTCTCCACCTCGGCCAGTATCGAACGTTCGCTGCGCGAGTTGATGAACTTGCCCTGATGGGCCGAGATGGTGCAGAACGAGCAGCCTCCGAAACAGCCGCGGTGGATGTTCACCGAGTGTTTGATCATCTCCCACGCCGGGATGTCGCCCTTGCCCGCGTAGCGCGGATGCGGGGCCCGTTCGTAGGGGAGGTCGAACGAGTGGTCCAGCTCCTCGGTCGAGAGCGTCGCGTTGGCGGGGGTGACGACGACGCAGCGGCCACCGACGGCCTCCACAAGCGTCGCTTCGGGATTCATCAGGTTGCTCTGGGTCTCGATGACGGTGAAATTCTCTCCGAAGGCGGCCTTGTCGCGCACGCACTCCTCGTAGCTGTTGAGACGGATCGTCGTCGCGGGGTCCAGCCGCGAGACATAGCTTTCGTCGGAGAGGAAGGCCACTTGCCGGATTTTGCGCAGCAGTTTGGCGTTGTAGCCGTTGCGCATCGCCCGGGCCACCTCCTGCACGACCCGTTCGCCCATACCGTAGATCAGCAGGTCGGCGCCCGAATCGGCCAGGACGGAGGGTTTCAGCGCATCGCTCCAGTAGTCGTAGTGGGTCAGGCGGCGCAGCGAGGCTTCGATGCCTCCGACGACCACCGGGACGTGCGGATAGAGGCGTTTGAGTATTTGCGAGTAGACCGTCACGGCATGGTCGGGGCGGAATCCCGCTTTGCCGCCGGGGGTGTAGGCATCGTCGTGGCGCAGCCGCAGGTTGGCCGTATAGTGGTTGACCATCGAGTCCATCGCCCCGCCCGAAACTCCGAAGAAGAGCCGCGGAACGCCCAGTTTGGTGAAGTCGCGCAGGTCGTCGCGCCAGTTAGGTTGGGGAACGATCGCCACGCGATACCCTTCGGCTTCGAGCAGACGCCCCACGACGGCCGCGCCGAACGCCGGGTGGTCGATATAGGCATCGCCCGAGAAGAGGATCACATCGAGCTGGTCCCATCCGCGTTCGCGGACCTCCTTGATGGTCGTCGGCAGAAACATGGTTTCGCAATTGATTATTGTTCGGCGGTTTCCGCCGCCGAACAATAGGCGTCCCATTTCGCCAGCAGCGACTGGAAATCGGCCGGAAGCGGGCTTTCGAACAGCACGTTTTCGTGCGTCGCGGGGTGTTCGAAGCCCAGCAGACGGGCGTGCAGCGCATGGCGCGGCATCACGGCGAAACAGTTGTCGATGAACTGGCGGTATTTGGCGAATGTCGTGCCCTTGAGTATGCGGTCGCCGCCGTAGCGTTCGTCGTTGAAGAGCGGATGGCCGATCCACGCCATGTGGACACGGATCTGGTGCGTGCGCCCCGTCTCCAGACGGCATTCCACGAGGGTCACGTATCCGTAGCGTTTCAGCACCTTCCAGTGCGTCACGGCGTGTTTTCCGTCCGAGCCGTCGGCAAAGACATACATTTTCTGCCGCTCCCTGGGGCTGCGGCCGATATTGCCCGTGATGGTCCCCTCGTCCTCCTCGAAATTGCCCCACACGAGGGCCACATAGCGGCGTTGGATCGTGTGGTCGAAGAACTGCTTGGCCAGCCGCGCATGGGTCTGTTCGTCCTTGGCGATCACCAGCAGCCCCGAGGTGTTCTTGTCGATGCGGTGCACCAGCCCCGCGCGGTTCTGCTCCTCGGCCGGGATTCCCTGTTCGTTGAGGTGGTGCATCAGCGCGTTGACCAGCGTGCCGTCGTAGTTGCCCACGCCCGGATGGACGACCATCCCGGCGGGCTTGTCCACCAGCAGCAGCCATTCGTCCTCATAGGGAATGTCGAGCGGGATGTTCTCGGCCCGGAGCTCCACCTCGCGCCGCGGATAGGGCATCACGATCTGAATGCGGTCCAGCGGCTTGACCTTGTAGCTCGACTTCGCCGCCTTGCCGTTGACGAGGATGTTGCCGCTGTCGGCCGCTGCCTGAATGCGGTTGCGCGAGCAGTGTTCCATCCTCACGGTCAGAAACTTGTCCAGCCGCATGGGCGTCTGCCCCTTGTCGGCCGTGACCGCAAAGTGCTCGTAGAGGCCCGCCTCCTCTTCGTCCTCTCCGTCCGCCGGAATCACCTCCGGGTCCAGCTCTTCGATCGGTCGTTCGTCGGTCATCAGTCGAAAAATCCCTCGTTATCGTTGCCTGCGGGTTGTTCCTCGGCTGGTTCCGCAGCCTCTTCCAGCGCCGACTGCGCGAGCGAGTCGGCGAGTTGTTGTTCGGCCATCCGGCGCTCTTCGGCTGCGGCCTGCGCCTGCTTTTCGGCCTCGGCCCGGTGTTTGTCCACCTTGGCTCCGTCGAGCGTCAGCCGCAGGTCTACTTTCGAACCCAGCCCGGCGTTGCGTTCGGCGCCCGGAATCTGGACGTAAACCCGCGTGTCCTTCTGGTTGAGGAGATTGACCCCCTCGTCGAAATCCACGCGCCCGACATTGAGCCCCAGTTCCCAGAGACGGCCTTTGGCCTGCATCAGGGGCAGCCCCACCAGCCGCGGCACGACCGTCGTTCCATGGCCTCCCTCGACACCCACGTATAGCGTTACGCCGGAACCCATTTCGGCCTCCATGCGGGTCGTCGGGGTGACCTGTTTCTTGTCGCAGTACTCTTCCAGCACGTAGTTGGTGGCGATGTCGGGGCGGTAGACCAGTTCGGCGATCTCCAGTCCGGCGATCTCCAGCATGTTTTTGGCCTGCCGCAGCGAGCGTCCGGCCACATAGGGTACGGGGACCATCTTCTGACGGAAGGAGTTGATCGTGATGTAGACCGTGCGCCCGGGCTTCACCTCTACGCCTCCTTCGGGGAGTTGGTCGAGGATGATGCCGCCCTCGTAGGCGGGGACGAACAGCGAGTCGTTGATGTGCAGCCGCAGATCGTGCTTGCGGGCGATCCGTTGGGCGTCGTGCAGCGCGACGCCCGAGAAATCGGGCACGGTGCGCCGCGATCCGTGGCGGGTGCCGGCCTTCATCAGCAGGTGGGCTGCGACGGCCATTGCGAGGATCAGGGCGGCGATCAGCGTGAGGTTCCAGAGCAGCGGGTTCTGCCGGAGCCGGGAGAGGTAATCGGGACGTTTCTCCATGAGTCGGGGGTTATTTCGGCGCCTTCCGGTAGAGGTAGACGGCAATGAACAGATAGATGATGTTGGGCAGCCAGACGGCCAGTCCGGGCGGGAGGGTTCCGCTCTTGGCGAACTCTTCGAAGAAGCGGTTGAAGAGGATGTACGAGAAGCAGAGAC of the Alistipes senegalensis JC50 genome contains:
- a CDS encoding YgiQ family radical SAM protein — protein: MFLPTTIKEVRERGWDQLDVILFSGDAYIDHPAFGAAVVGRLLEAEGYRVAIVPQPNWRDDLRDFTKLGVPRLFFGVSGGAMDSMVNHYTANLRLRHDDAYTPGGKAGFRPDHAVTVYSQILKRLYPHVPVVVGGIEASLRRLTHYDYWSDALKPSVLADSGADLLIYGMGERVVQEVARAMRNGYNAKLLRKIRQVAFLSDESYVSRLDPATTIRLNSYEECVRDKAAFGENFTVIETQSNLMNPEATLVEAVGGRCVVVTPANATLSTEELDHSFDLPYERAPHPRYAGKGDIPAWEMIKHSVNIHRGCFGGCSFCTISAHQGKFINSRSERSILAEVEKITKMPGFKGYLSDVGAPSANMYRMGGRDRELCGKCRRASCLHPKPCPNLDNDHRPLLALYEKIRAVKGVKKAFIGSGIRYDLFDRSPYLETVLKYHTSGRLKVAPEHTEENVLKLMRKPPFALFEQLNADFHRICNREKLPYQLIPYFISSHPGCTEREMKALSKKVLGKLHFNLEQVQDLTPTPMTLSSVMFYTGENPYTHEKVYVARSQEEKRRQKSYFFGGKGRPGQRPFRKGGPGARPERKYTKKG
- a CDS encoding RluA family pseudouridine synthase gives rise to the protein MTDERPIEELDPEVIPADGEDEEEAGLYEHFAVTADKGQTPMRLDKFLTVRMEHCSRNRIQAAADSGNILVNGKAAKSSYKVKPLDRIQIVMPYPRREVELRAENIPLDIPYEDEWLLLVDKPAGMVVHPGVGNYDGTLVNALMHHLNEQGIPAEEQNRAGLVHRIDKNTSGLLVIAKDEQTHARLAKQFFDHTIQRRYVALVWGNFEEDEGTITGNIGRSPRERQKMYVFADGSDGKHAVTHWKVLKRYGYVTLVECRLETGRTHQIRVHMAWIGHPLFNDERYGGDRILKGTTFAKYRQFIDNCFAVMPRHALHARLLGFEHPATHENVLFESPLPADFQSLLAKWDAYCSAAETAEQ
- a CDS encoding PASTA domain-containing protein; protein product: MEKRPDYLSRLRQNPLLWNLTLIAALILAMAVAAHLLMKAGTRHGSRRTVPDFSGVALHDAQRIARKHDLRLHINDSLFVPAYEGGIILDQLPEGGVEVKPGRTVYITINSFRQKMVPVPYVAGRSLRQAKNMLEIAGLEIAELVYRPDIATNYVLEEYCDKKQVTPTTRMEAEMGSGVTLYVGVEGGHGTTVVPRLVGLPLMQAKGRLWELGLNVGRVDFDEGVNLLNQKDTRVYVQIPGAERNAGLGSKVDLRLTLDGAKVDKHRAEAEKQAQAAAEERRMAEQQLADSLAQSALEEAAEPAEEQPAGNDNEGFFD